One window of the Enterobacter huaxiensis genome contains the following:
- the rhaD gene encoding rhamnulose-1-phosphate aldolase — protein MQTITTSWFVQGMIKATSDAWLKGWDERNGGNLTLRLDDADIEPFAADFHQKPRYIALSQPMPLLANTPFIVTGSGKFFRNVQLDPQANLGVVKVDSDGAGYHILWGLTDEAVPTSELPAHFLSHCERIKATNGKDRVIMHCHATNLIALTYVLENSADFITRKLWEGSTECLVVFPDGVGILPWMVPGTDEIGQATAVDMQKHSLVLWPFHGVFGSGPTLDETFGLIDTAEKSAEVLVKVYSMGGMKQTITREELIALGKRFGVTPMQSALDLYK, from the coding sequence ATGCAGACCATCACCACCTCCTGGTTCGTCCAGGGCATGATCAAAGCCACCTCCGACGCCTGGCTGAAGGGCTGGGACGAGCGCAACGGCGGCAACCTGACGCTGCGCCTGGACGACGCGGATATCGAGCCTTTCGCGGCCGATTTCCACCAGAAGCCGCGCTATATCGCGCTGAGCCAGCCGATGCCGCTGCTCGCCAACACGCCGTTTATCGTCACCGGTTCCGGCAAGTTCTTCCGCAACGTGCAGCTCGACCCGCAGGCCAACCTCGGCGTGGTGAAGGTGGACAGCGACGGCGCGGGCTACCACATTCTGTGGGGCCTGACGGACGAAGCGGTGCCAACCTCTGAGCTGCCGGCGCACTTCCTCTCCCACTGCGAGCGCATCAAGGCGACCAACGGCAAAGACCGCGTGATCATGCACTGTCACGCCACCAACCTGATCGCCCTGACCTATGTGCTGGAAAACAGCGCTGATTTTATTACCCGCAAGCTGTGGGAAGGCAGCACCGAGTGTCTGGTGGTGTTCCCGGACGGCGTCGGCATTCTGCCGTGGATGGTGCCGGGTACCGACGAAATCGGCCAGGCGACCGCCGTGGATATGCAAAAGCATTCTCTGGTGCTGTGGCCGTTCCACGGCGTCTTCGGCAGCGGCCCGACGCTGGATGAAACCTTTGGCCTGATCGACACCGCCGAGAAATCCGCAGAGGTGCTGGTGAAGGTCTACTCCATGGGCGGCATGAAGCAGACCATCACCCGGGAAGAGCTGATCGCCCTGGGCAAACGCTTTGGCGTCACCCCGATGCAGTCCGCGTTAGATCTGTACAAATAA
- the rhaS gene encoding rhamnose ABC transporter substrate-binding protein, whose protein sequence is MKIKTSLILTVAALALSGSALAEVKIALVAKSLGNGFFEAANVGAQEAAKELGDVKVIYTGPTTTTAEAQIEVLNGLIAQGVDAIAISANDPDALVPVLKKAMQRGIKVVSWDSGVAKAGRQIHLNPSNNALIGETNVKLAADALKALNVEKGDVAVLSATPTSTNQNTWIAEMKKVLPQYPSVNLVTVAYGDDLSDKSYRETVGLLKTYPDLKVIVSPSSVGIVAAAQAVKDQGKIGKVYVTGLGLPSEMAGAVKSGASKSFAIWNPIDLGYAATYLADDLVKGTATKGEASMGKLGKVKLDADGNGAMAEPFVYDASNIDKFSKIF, encoded by the coding sequence ATGAAAATAAAGACAAGCTTGATCCTCACCGTTGCCGCTCTGGCGTTGTCCGGTTCCGCTTTAGCAGAAGTGAAAATCGCCCTGGTGGCGAAGTCCTTGGGGAATGGATTCTTCGAAGCAGCGAACGTCGGCGCGCAGGAGGCGGCCAAAGAGTTAGGCGATGTAAAAGTGATTTATACCGGCCCGACCACCACCACGGCGGAAGCGCAGATCGAGGTGCTGAACGGGCTGATCGCTCAGGGCGTGGATGCGATCGCGATTTCCGCGAACGATCCGGACGCCCTGGTTCCGGTACTGAAAAAAGCGATGCAGCGCGGCATTAAAGTAGTCTCGTGGGATTCCGGGGTGGCGAAAGCCGGACGCCAGATCCACCTGAACCCGTCGAACAACGCCCTGATTGGCGAAACCAACGTTAAGCTCGCCGCCGACGCGCTGAAGGCGCTGAACGTAGAGAAAGGCGACGTCGCGGTACTGAGCGCCACGCCAACGTCAACAAACCAGAACACCTGGATTGCAGAGATGAAAAAGGTGCTGCCGCAGTATCCCTCCGTCAATCTGGTGACCGTGGCCTACGGGGACGATCTCTCTGATAAAAGCTACCGAGAGACGGTCGGCCTGCTGAAAACCTACCCTGATTTGAAAGTGATTGTCTCGCCGTCGTCCGTCGGCATTGTTGCCGCCGCGCAGGCGGTTAAAGACCAGGGCAAGATCGGCAAAGTATACGTCACCGGGCTAGGCCTGCCCTCTGAGATGGCGGGCGCGGTGAAGTCCGGTGCGAGCAAAAGCTTTGCCATCTGGAACCCGATTGACCTGGGCTATGCGGCAACCTACCTGGCGGATGACCTGGTGAAAGGCACCGCCACGAAGGGCGAGGCCAGCATGGGCAAGCTGGGCAAAGTGAAGCTGGATGCCGACGGCAACGGGGCAATGGCCGAGCCGTTCGTCTACGATGCCAGCAATATTGATAAGTTCTCGAAAATCTTTTGA
- a CDS encoding sugar ABC transporter ATP-binding protein has translation MTPLLQLSGITKVFPGVRALENVQLALWPGKVTALIGENGAGKSTLVKVMTGIYQPDEGEILYKAIPVHLPTPESAHKIGITAIHQETVLFDELSVTENIFVGQYLHTGFFKKLDWPEMHRRAQAILTRLEVQIDPRATLKTLSIAQRHMVAIARALSFEAQVVILDEPTAALSQHEILEFYHIVERLKQEGKAILFISHKFDEIFELADHYTILRDGAFVGEGAMSAITEERMVSMMVGRAITQTFPKTECEKGETVLEVKNLCHPTEFANISFSLRKGEILGFYGLVGAGRTELMQALSGVTRPSSGEIILNGQPQRFRQPADAIKAGIVCVPEERQKQGAIIELPIAQNISLPQLGKLNPNGVLHDDREWRLADDYARRLQVKAFSWKQAVETLSGGNQQKVVIAKWLATHPDVIILDEPTKGIDIGSKAAVHHFMSELVGQGLAVIMVSSELPEVMGMADRIIVMHEGLMVAEYRAGDATAETIVSAASGAKQEAA, from the coding sequence ATGACCCCATTGCTACAGCTTTCCGGCATCACCAAGGTGTTCCCCGGCGTGCGTGCCCTTGAGAACGTGCAGCTTGCGCTCTGGCCCGGCAAAGTGACGGCGCTTATCGGCGAAAACGGCGCGGGCAAGTCGACGCTGGTCAAAGTGATGACCGGCATATACCAGCCCGACGAGGGCGAAATCCTCTATAAGGCGATCCCCGTTCATCTCCCGACGCCGGAATCGGCGCATAAGATCGGCATTACCGCTATTCATCAGGAAACCGTCCTGTTCGATGAGCTCTCGGTCACCGAAAATATCTTTGTTGGTCAGTACCTGCACACGGGCTTTTTTAAAAAGCTCGACTGGCCGGAGATGCACCGCCGGGCGCAGGCGATCCTCACCCGGCTTGAGGTGCAAATCGACCCGCGCGCGACGCTGAAAACCCTGAGCATCGCCCAGCGCCATATGGTTGCCATCGCCCGCGCGCTGTCGTTTGAGGCGCAGGTCGTCATTCTCGATGAACCGACGGCGGCCCTGTCGCAGCATGAAATTCTCGAGTTTTACCACATCGTTGAGCGCCTGAAGCAGGAGGGCAAGGCCATCCTGTTTATCTCCCACAAGTTCGACGAGATCTTCGAGCTTGCAGACCACTACACCATCCTGCGCGACGGCGCGTTCGTCGGAGAAGGCGCGATGAGTGCGATAACCGAAGAGCGGATGGTGTCGATGATGGTCGGGCGCGCCATCACCCAGACCTTCCCGAAAACGGAGTGCGAAAAAGGCGAGACGGTGCTGGAGGTAAAGAACCTCTGCCACCCGACCGAGTTCGCCAACATCTCCTTCTCCCTGCGTAAAGGGGAAATTCTCGGCTTCTACGGGCTGGTGGGCGCCGGGCGTACCGAGCTGATGCAGGCGCTTTCCGGCGTCACGCGGCCGTCGTCGGGCGAAATTATCCTCAACGGCCAGCCTCAGCGCTTTCGCCAGCCTGCGGATGCGATCAAAGCCGGTATCGTCTGCGTGCCGGAAGAGCGGCAGAAGCAGGGCGCGATTATCGAGCTGCCGATTGCCCAGAACATCAGCCTGCCGCAGCTCGGCAAGCTCAACCCAAACGGCGTGCTGCACGACGACCGCGAGTGGCGGCTGGCGGACGACTACGCCAGGCGCCTGCAGGTAAAAGCCTTTAGCTGGAAGCAGGCGGTGGAAACGCTCTCCGGCGGCAACCAGCAAAAGGTGGTTATCGCTAAGTGGCTGGCAACGCATCCTGACGTGATCATCCTCGATGAGCCGACAAAAGGCATCGATATCGGCTCAAAGGCAGCCGTTCATCACTTTATGTCCGAACTGGTCGGCCAGGGGCTGGCGGTGATAATGGTCTCCTCCGAACTGCCGGAAGTGATGGGCATGGCGGACCGCATCATCGTGATGCACGAAGGGCTGATGGTGGCCGAATACCGGGCGGGTGACGCGACGGCGGAAACCATCGTCAGCGCCGCCAGCGGTGCAAAACAGGAGGCGGCATAA
- a CDS encoding ABC transporter permease gives MLSSLLKHREALLGAVIVLMVVAIGSRVPSFVAPGNLVEMFNDTAILIVLALGQMMVLLTKGIDLSMAANLALTGMIVALINFHYPHVPVWALPILASVLGLLMGAVNGLLVWKLGIPAIVVTLGTMSIYRGIIFLLSGGGWVNANQMSADFLGLPRASVLGLPVLSWCAVAALLLVGYFLRYSRTGRALYTAGGNATAAYYTGINAGKMQFVSFCLSGLLAGFCGYLWISRFAVAYVDVANGFELQVVAACVIGGISTMGGTGRVLGCLFGALFLGVINNALPVIGVSPFWQMAISGTVIVIAVLLNERGSRRKGRLILRDAALARQKLAVKL, from the coding sequence ATGCTTAGTTCACTGTTAAAACACCGCGAAGCCCTGCTGGGCGCGGTGATTGTGCTGATGGTCGTCGCCATCGGCAGCCGCGTGCCGTCGTTTGTTGCGCCGGGCAACCTGGTGGAGATGTTTAACGACACCGCCATTCTGATCGTCCTCGCGCTCGGGCAGATGATGGTGCTGCTCACCAAAGGTATCGACCTGTCGATGGCGGCCAACCTGGCGCTGACGGGGATGATTGTCGCCCTGATTAACTTCCACTATCCGCACGTGCCCGTCTGGGCGCTGCCGATCCTCGCGAGCGTACTCGGGCTGCTGATGGGCGCGGTTAACGGCCTGCTGGTGTGGAAGCTGGGCATTCCGGCGATTGTGGTAACGCTCGGGACCATGAGCATCTACCGCGGGATTATCTTTTTGCTCTCCGGCGGCGGCTGGGTGAACGCCAACCAGATGAGCGCGGACTTCCTCGGCCTGCCGCGCGCCTCCGTGCTGGGCCTGCCGGTGCTGAGCTGGTGCGCCGTGGCCGCGCTGCTGCTGGTGGGTTACTTCCTGCGCTACAGCCGTACCGGACGGGCGCTGTACACCGCGGGCGGCAACGCTACGGCGGCGTACTACACCGGGATTAACGCCGGGAAAATGCAGTTCGTCAGCTTCTGCCTCTCCGGGCTGCTGGCCGGGTTCTGCGGGTATCTGTGGATTTCGCGCTTTGCGGTGGCCTATGTCGACGTGGCGAACGGCTTTGAGCTGCAGGTGGTCGCCGCCTGCGTGATTGGCGGGATCAGCACCATGGGCGGCACCGGGCGCGTGCTTGGCTGCCTGTTCGGCGCGCTGTTTCTCGGCGTCATCAACAACGCCCTGCCGGTGATCGGCGTCTCCCCGTTCTGGCAGATGGCAATTTCCGGCACGGTGATCGTCATTGCGGTGCTGCTGAACGAGCGCGGCAGCAGGCGTAAAGGCCGGCTGATTCTGCGCGACGCGGCGCTGGCTCGTCAGAAACTGGCGGTGAAATTATGA
- a CDS encoding ABC transporter permease: protein MSKMMTSEEIKNVPAAPGIFQRLLCWEGFLLAVTLAVFVVNALASPYFLNVWNLSDATFNFTEKAIVVLPMAMLIVAREIDLSVASTIALSSTVMGFCAAAGVDTPLLVCVGLGVGLLCGLFNGILVTRFNLSSIVITIGTMSLYRGITYILLGDKALNSYPESFAWFGQGYVWGALSFEFALFIVLAAVFAFVLHRTNFGRRTYAIGNNPTGAWYSGINVKRHSLILFALVGLMSGLASVLLTSRLGSTRPTIAMGWELAVVTMAVLGGVNILGGSGSMVGVIIAAFLMGLVTFGLSLLNVPGIVMSVIIGAMLIVVISLPIITRRVMQRRRIS, encoded by the coding sequence ATGAGCAAAATGATGACCTCTGAAGAGATCAAAAACGTGCCTGCTGCGCCAGGCATTTTCCAGCGCCTGCTGTGCTGGGAAGGCTTCCTTCTGGCGGTGACGCTGGCGGTATTTGTGGTGAACGCCCTCGCCTCGCCCTACTTCCTCAACGTCTGGAATCTCTCCGACGCGACGTTCAACTTTACCGAAAAGGCGATCGTCGTGTTGCCGATGGCGATGCTGATCGTCGCCCGGGAAATTGACCTGTCGGTGGCGTCCACCATCGCGCTTAGCTCCACGGTAATGGGCTTCTGCGCGGCGGCGGGGGTGGATACGCCGCTGCTGGTCTGCGTCGGGCTGGGCGTGGGGCTGCTGTGCGGACTGTTCAACGGCATTCTGGTGACGCGCTTTAACCTGTCGTCCATCGTTATCACCATCGGCACCATGAGCCTGTACCGCGGGATCACCTACATCCTGCTCGGCGATAAGGCGCTGAACAGCTACCCGGAGAGCTTCGCCTGGTTCGGGCAGGGCTACGTCTGGGGCGCGCTGTCGTTTGAGTTCGCGCTGTTTATCGTGCTGGCTGCGGTATTTGCCTTTGTGCTGCACCGCACCAACTTTGGCCGCCGCACCTACGCCATCGGCAATAACCCGACCGGCGCGTGGTACTCCGGCATCAACGTCAAGCGCCACAGCCTGATCCTGTTCGCGCTGGTGGGGCTGATGTCCGGCCTGGCGTCGGTGCTGCTCACCTCGCGCCTGGGCAGCACGCGCCCGACGATCGCGATGGGCTGGGAGCTGGCGGTAGTGACGATGGCGGTGCTCGGCGGCGTCAATATTCTCGGCGGGTCCGGCAGCATGGTGGGCGTGATTATCGCCGCCTTCCTGATGGGGCTGGTGACCTTTGGCCTGAGCCTGCTTAACGTGCCCGGCATCGTGATGTCGGTGATTATCGGCGCGATGCTGATCGTGGTGATTTCGCTGCCGATTATTACCCGCCGGGTGATGCAGCGAAGACGGATCTCATAG
- the fucO gene encoding lactaldehyde reductase produces MSFMLALPKISLHGAGAIGDMVNLVANKQWGKALVVTDGQLVKLGLLDSLFTALDAHQMSYHLFDEVFPNPTEALVQKGYAAYQDAECDYVIAFGGGSPIDTAKAIKILTANPGPSTDYSGVGKVKNAGVPLVAINTTAGTAAEMTSNAVIIDSARQVKEVIIDPNIIPDIAVDDASVMLDIPASVTAATGMDALTHAIEAYVSVGAHPLTDANALEAIRLINLWLPKAVEDGHSLEAREQMAFGQYLAGMAFNSAGLGLVHALAHQPGATHNLPHGVCNAILLPIIENFNRPNAVARFARVAQAMGVDTRGMSDEAASMSAIQAIRDLSARVGIPSGFSQLGVTKADIEGWLDKALADPCAPCNPRTASRDEVRELYLEAL; encoded by the coding sequence ATGAGCTTTATGTTGGCGCTTCCCAAAATCAGCCTTCACGGCGCGGGCGCAATCGGCGATATGGTCAACCTGGTGGCAAACAAGCAGTGGGGCAAAGCGCTGGTTGTCACCGACGGCCAGCTGGTAAAACTCGGCCTGCTCGACAGCCTGTTTACCGCGCTGGACGCCCATCAGATGTCGTATCACCTGTTCGATGAGGTCTTCCCGAACCCGACGGAGGCGCTGGTGCAGAAAGGCTATGCGGCATATCAGGACGCGGAGTGTGATTACGTGATTGCCTTCGGCGGCGGCAGCCCGATTGATACCGCAAAGGCAATCAAAATCCTCACCGCCAACCCCGGTCCGTCAACCGATTACTCCGGCGTCGGCAAGGTGAAAAACGCGGGCGTGCCGCTGGTGGCGATCAACACCACCGCAGGCACGGCGGCGGAGATGACCAGCAACGCGGTGATTATTGATTCCGCGCGGCAGGTGAAAGAGGTGATCATCGACCCGAACATCATCCCGGATATCGCCGTGGACGATGCCAGCGTGATGCTCGATATTCCGGCCTCCGTGACCGCCGCAACCGGTATGGATGCGCTAACCCACGCCATTGAAGCCTACGTCTCCGTCGGGGCGCACCCGCTGACCGACGCCAACGCGCTGGAAGCCATTCGCCTGATCAATCTCTGGCTGCCGAAAGCGGTAGAGGACGGGCATAGCCTGGAAGCGCGCGAGCAGATGGCGTTTGGCCAGTATCTGGCGGGCATGGCGTTTAACAGCGCTGGCCTTGGCCTCGTTCACGCCCTGGCGCACCAGCCGGGGGCGACGCACAACCTGCCGCACGGCGTGTGCAACGCCATCCTGCTGCCGATCATCGAAAACTTTAACCGCCCGAACGCGGTGGCCCGCTTCGCCCGCGTGGCGCAGGCGATGGGCGTTGATACGCGCGGCATGAGCGACGAAGCCGCCAGCATGTCGGCTATTCAGGCGATTCGCGACCTGAGCGCTCGCGTCGGCATTCCGTCCGGCTTCAGCCAGCTCGGCGTGACCAAAGCGGATATTGAAGGCTGGCTGGATAAAGCCCTCGCCGACCCGTGCGCGCCGTGTAACCCGCGCACCGCCAGCCGCGACGAGGTCCGCGAGCTGTACCTGGAGGCACTATGA
- the rhaM gene encoding L-rhamnose mutarotase, translating into MIRKAFVMQVNPEAHEEYARRHNPIWPELEAVLKAHGAHHYAIYLDKARSLLFATVEIESEERWNAVANTDVCQRWWKHMGDVMPSNPDNSPVSAALKEVFYLD; encoded by the coding sequence ATGATCCGCAAAGCGTTTGTGATGCAGGTAAACCCGGAGGCGCACGAGGAGTACGCGCGTCGCCATAATCCCATCTGGCCCGAGCTGGAAGCGGTGCTGAAAGCCCACGGCGCGCACCACTACGCCATTTACCTCGACAAAGCCCGCAGCCTGCTGTTTGCAACCGTGGAGATTGAATCGGAGGAGCGCTGGAACGCGGTGGCAAACACCGACGTCTGCCAGCGCTGGTGGAAACATATGGGTGACGTTATGCCGTCGAACCCGGACAACAGCCCGGTGAGCGCGGCGCTGAAAGAGGTGTTTTACCTGGACTGA
- a CDS encoding 6-phospho-beta-glucosidase, which produces MADLKVVTLGGGSGYTPELIDGFIRRHHELPVSEYWLVDIEAGKEKLDIVGALAQRMVKKAGISMTVHLTTDLDAALKGASFVTTQIRVGQLAARIQDEKIPLRYGVLGQETTGPGGFMKAQRTIPVLLDLCKKMERLCPDAWLINFTNPAGIVTEALAKHSPVKSIGICSGANSMMRDVAKAYSVDRDAVNARFIGLNHLIFADRIKVQGQDRTDDFIEKLAQGVGRHNLKNIPDVGLPAEFIRALRLYPLSYLKYYYLSREMVEHELDELKHSGTRGEQSLAIEKSLFCLYRDTTLCEKPAALSARGGALYSDTACSIISSIYNNKREIHIVNVPNQGATPDLPDTAVIETNAMIDASGAHPLRYGPLPRAVRGLIQSVKAFEELTVEAAVTGDRRTALLALASHPLVPSVAVAEAILRDYLHENRDFLPQYAR; this is translated from the coding sequence ATGGCTGATTTAAAGGTTGTTACCCTTGGCGGTGGTTCAGGATATACCCCGGAGCTCATCGACGGATTTATTCGCCGTCACCACGAGCTGCCGGTTAGCGAATACTGGCTGGTGGATATCGAAGCGGGTAAAGAGAAGCTGGACATTGTCGGCGCGCTGGCCCAGCGCATGGTGAAGAAAGCGGGCATCAGCATGACCGTGCACCTGACCACGGATCTGGACGCCGCCCTGAAGGGCGCTAGCTTTGTGACCACGCAAATTCGGGTGGGCCAGCTGGCAGCGCGAATTCAGGATGAAAAAATTCCGTTACGTTACGGCGTGCTCGGCCAGGAGACGACCGGACCTGGCGGGTTTATGAAAGCACAACGCACGATCCCCGTGCTGCTGGATTTATGTAAAAAAATGGAAAGGCTGTGCCCGGACGCATGGCTGATAAACTTCACCAATCCCGCAGGAATAGTCACAGAAGCGCTTGCGAAACATAGCCCCGTTAAGTCGATAGGCATTTGCAGCGGGGCGAACAGCATGATGCGCGACGTTGCGAAAGCCTATAGCGTTGACCGGGATGCAGTGAATGCGAGATTTATTGGCCTTAACCACCTGATTTTTGCCGACCGAATCAAAGTACAGGGTCAGGATCGCACGGATGATTTTATTGAGAAACTGGCTCAGGGCGTGGGCCGACACAATCTAAAAAATATCCCGGATGTCGGGCTGCCTGCCGAATTCATCCGCGCCCTACGGCTCTACCCGCTCTCCTATTTAAAATATTACTATCTCAGCCGTGAAATGGTTGAACACGAGCTCGACGAGCTTAAGCACAGCGGCACGCGAGGAGAGCAGTCGCTTGCTATTGAAAAGTCGCTGTTTTGCCTTTACCGCGATACGACGCTGTGTGAAAAACCCGCGGCCCTCTCCGCCCGAGGCGGCGCGCTTTACTCCGATACGGCCTGTTCCATCATCAGTTCGATTTACAACAATAAGCGTGAAATCCACATCGTTAACGTGCCGAACCAGGGCGCCACGCCCGATCTTCCCGATACCGCGGTCATTGAAACCAACGCCATGATCGACGCCAGCGGCGCGCATCCGCTGCGCTATGGGCCCCTTCCGCGCGCCGTCAGAGGATTGATTCAGAGCGTTAAAGCCTTTGAAGAGTTAACCGTTGAAGCCGCCGTCACGGGGGATCGTCGCACGGCGCTGCTGGCGCTGGCCTCACACCCGCTCGTGCCCTCCGTTGCCGTGGCGGAAGCAATCCTACGCGACTATCTCCACGAGAACCGCGATTTCCTACCGCAGTACGCGCGCTGA
- a CDS encoding PTS sugar transporter subunit IIC, with protein sequence MNHFLENQLVPIMMKIGNNVILVAVRNGIAFTLPFIIAGSVFLIVANLPIPGWNGWIGQYADLLSVPVQVTFGAIGLIAAIGISYNLARHYGLDGLSCVCITVAVFLLSQIDEHHRINVDNFGASGLFSAIILSVITVYIVRFFIQRKIYITLPDGVPPAVLQSFVSLAPAFLCLVLIWVVRVILKFDINAFFTLILSPLVSGLDTLPGMLVLVGLISLLWCCGIHGTNVLSGITSPIFLKFIAENTEAYLSHQPIPHISAEGFYTIFICSGGSGATLGLVLAMLMSKSRYYRSVGRVSVGPSLFCINEPVIFGVPMVLNPLMMIPLVLTPMLICGCSWLLMAFGIIGKPVFQIPWTMPPVLNAYFATGGNIPAAIWSGCMVLISALIYYPFFKMLEKKQLAQEKRENEAELHRLGEQR encoded by the coding sequence ATGAACCATTTTCTGGAGAATCAGTTAGTGCCGATCATGATGAAAATCGGCAATAACGTCATTCTCGTCGCCGTACGTAACGGTATCGCCTTTACCCTGCCCTTTATCATTGCTGGCAGCGTGTTTCTTATTGTGGCTAATCTGCCCATTCCCGGCTGGAACGGATGGATTGGGCAATATGCGGATTTGCTCAGTGTCCCGGTACAGGTAACCTTTGGCGCAATTGGCCTGATAGCCGCTATCGGCATTAGCTATAACCTGGCCAGGCACTACGGGCTGGATGGCCTAAGCTGCGTCTGTATCACGGTGGCCGTGTTTTTACTATCGCAAATTGACGAGCATCACAGGATTAACGTTGATAACTTCGGCGCTTCGGGGCTCTTTTCGGCCATTATTTTGTCGGTAATAACGGTCTACATTGTGCGCTTTTTTATCCAGCGCAAGATCTACATCACACTGCCGGACGGCGTGCCTCCTGCCGTGCTGCAGTCATTCGTTAGCCTGGCGCCGGCCTTTCTTTGTCTGGTGCTTATTTGGGTCGTGAGGGTAATACTGAAATTTGATATCAATGCCTTTTTCACCCTGATATTAAGCCCGCTCGTTTCGGGGCTCGACACGCTGCCGGGAATGCTGGTGCTGGTGGGGCTAATCTCCCTACTCTGGTGCTGTGGCATTCACGGCACCAACGTGCTGTCGGGCATTACCAGCCCTATTTTCCTGAAATTTATCGCTGAAAATACCGAGGCGTATCTTTCCCATCAGCCGATACCGCACATCAGCGCCGAGGGCTTCTACACCATATTTATCTGTTCAGGCGGTTCCGGCGCAACCCTGGGTTTAGTATTGGCGATGCTGATGTCAAAGAGCCGCTATTACCGATCCGTAGGCCGCGTGTCTGTGGGGCCTTCGCTGTTTTGCATCAACGAGCCGGTTATTTTCGGCGTGCCGATGGTGCTGAACCCGCTGATGATGATCCCGCTGGTGCTGACGCCGATGTTGATCTGCGGCTGCTCGTGGCTGCTGATGGCTTTTGGCATTATCGGCAAGCCGGTGTTTCAAATTCCGTGGACCATGCCGCCGGTCCTGAATGCCTACTTCGCGACCGGTGGAAATATCCCCGCTGCCATCTGGTCCGGATGCATGGTGCTTATCTCCGCGCTGATCTACTACCCTTTCTTCAAAATGCTTGAGAAGAAGCAACTCGCTCAGGAAAAGCGCGAAAATGAGGCCGAACTGCACCGGCTCGGTGAGCAACGTTAA
- a CDS encoding GntR family transcriptional regulator: MAARYIEIKNSIRDDILNNRYRMGEKIPSERELSLTYGVTRVTLQKSMHLLEQEGFIERIHGKGMFVTRTITDELYELNSGTGDSFLGFSREFNQVEVSSRLICHQLSFPSPSIARQLEMQAEHSVHFIRRVRLIDQTPVLVEDSWINAAVIASIPDETLNGGSLYEYIETYTGKKIKFYNSVIEGDLFSEELSNLLGISPGMPMLKVSGITKLEDGTAFNYSIGYNRADKFKIKNSWVGK; the protein is encoded by the coding sequence ATGGCCGCTCGCTATATTGAAATCAAAAACAGCATCAGAGACGACATTTTGAATAACCGCTATCGGATGGGCGAAAAAATCCCGTCTGAAAGGGAATTGTCTCTCACCTACGGCGTGACCCGCGTGACCCTGCAAAAATCCATGCACCTGCTGGAGCAGGAGGGTTTTATCGAGCGCATCCACGGAAAGGGAATGTTTGTCACGCGCACCATCACCGACGAACTGTACGAGCTGAACAGCGGCACCGGAGATTCCTTTCTGGGCTTTTCCCGCGAGTTCAATCAGGTAGAAGTATCCAGCCGTCTTATCTGCCATCAGCTGTCATTCCCCAGCCCGTCTATTGCCCGGCAGCTGGAGATGCAGGCCGAACACAGCGTTCACTTTATCCGCCGCGTGCGGCTGATTGACCAGACGCCGGTGCTGGTAGAAGACTCATGGATTAACGCAGCGGTGATTGCCAGCATACCCGACGAGACGCTAAACGGCGGCTCGCTGTATGAATACATCGAAACCTATACCGGGAAAAAAATTAAGTTTTATAACTCGGTTATTGAGGGCGATCTGTTTTCTGAGGAATTGTCTAACCTGCTGGGCATCTCGCCGGGGATGCCGATGCTGAAAGTCTCCGGCATCACCAAACTTGAAGACGGCACCGCCTTTAATTATTCCATTGGCTACAACCGCGCGGATAAATTCAAAATAAAAAATAGCTGGGTGGGGAAATAG